From the genome of Panulirus ornatus isolate Po-2019 chromosome 19, ASM3632096v1, whole genome shotgun sequence, one region includes:
- the LOC139755707 gene encoding uncharacterized protein, producing MGVGVGGGNGAGEGAAEVRGGWLVTTFLFLLTGWQAVLLPWIPLILNTAGFSATGVGAVTGAGTLVSSVGVGACLAGVRRTRSGAVRRLLLLLLLVASTALQVAAVALLQQGRGSGLHSCHLDLPPRPAVPLNTSLTSPAPPSSTTTPLLLRPSYSGPTPPAVPQGGTVNREDVTKTPKGQRQPGNTTSPRKPDGTTSQRQSGGATSQRQPSGTTFRRPSLTSNSSTTTTTTTTITTTSTPSHNPLTTPSPQTPGGNDLEISETEEHKSRGKGKDTEEEAPREGQEHNPDNQSNTETRPSPGHDKAPKHPKRPGGNTHHRNTMSQAGRDTATQTPAKMEWMTCIKTTTKRLEMMQATTGPRKTTRMTMITTVTLTIRGARTVPWPAPRVQSSRRAWPPTTSPKGTPIPARTRNLQNSHPRKPPAEEARRNRRRTSRVSPGILRAGCPASLDIDSSISRRTTTTSPLRTHYRWATQMSFQERQERAAGRGNLPLNPSPTPSTHGSLRSPHHTAVKSRFLAQGWQGHQRVRRSLHDPGVALKPHKPAEDGSQPESLSHDPSTSIKSHDTSNHRDQGEDMRSGVGVRTGVAVLLVLGGMVGAGVEAAVAQLWHCYTHGYDEGGVSYDILQRTITHTFHLSSYASHKSWSGVTSGAWAVGGGVVSALACVVGVETGAYGGLGGVHLALGACALVIMLILPIPYGAVDPPRTRRPLSLYLDDEVLREGLRRLAFHGWVFATGCLSSYSLTFSLFLLQEMTPQGTALASQTGAVAVSLGSEGVTLLTHRWFMARVGLQGTMGVASLCMTLHLAIMWATGSVGMVVMAHASLGFSLALMWITIKYNALLLATVSDQEREAWASWWSWRVGLGVGSAVWGLCVSGVGGRIRPLLPHATVLAAGMAAAVGGVAFLTRHQWRSRRRVYHTLDLDMAEDGDEDDDEPFEDDWLVKRAKKEGITL from the exons atgggtgtgggcgtgggtggcgggaacggggcaggggagggggcggCGGAGGTGAGGGGTGGCTGGCTCGTcaccaccttcctcttcctcctgacgGGATGGCAGGCAGTCCTCCTGCCATGGATTCCACTCATCCTCAACACAGCAGGATTCTCCGCTACAG GCGTGGGAGCGGTTACGGGCGCGGGTACCCTGGTGTCCAGCGTGGGCGTGGGGGCATGCCTGGCGGGCGTGCGGAGGACCCGGAGCGGGGCGGTACGTcgcctgctgcttctcctcctgctggtaGCCTCCACAGCCCTGCAGGTAGCGGCCGTGGCACTATTACAGCAAGGTAGGGGCAGTGGCCTCCACTCCTGTCACCTGGACCTCCCTCCTCGGCCAGCCGTCCCACtcaacacctccctcacatcaccagccccgccatcatcaacaacaacaccgtTACTGTTAAGACCGTCATATTCAGGGCCAACGCCGCCAGCGGTTCCGCAGGGAGGGACTGTCAATAGGGAGGATGTGACAAAGACTCCGAAGGGTCAGCGACAACCAGGTAATACGACCAGTCCCCGAAAGCCGGATGGTACGACCAGCCAACGACAATCAGGTGGTGCGACCAGCCAACGACAACCGAGTGGTACGACTTTTCGTAGACCCTCATTAAcctctaactctagtaccaccaccaccaccacaaccaccatcaccactacctcaacCCCTTCCCACAACCCTCTTACAACACCCAGTCCTCAAACACCAGGTGGAAACGACCTCGAAATAAGTGAGACAGAGGAGCATAAATCCAGAGGGAAAGGCAAAGACACAGAGGAAGAAGCTCCACGTGAAGGACAAGAACATAACCCAGACAACCAGAGTAACACCGAGACTAGACCTTCCCCAGGACATGATAAAGCTCCCAAACACCCGAAGAGACCTGGAGGAAACACGCACCACAGGAACACAATGTCACAGGCGGGGAGGGACACGGCGACGCAGACACCAGCCAAGATGGAATGGATGACGTGTAtcaagacgacgacgaagaggcTGGAGATGATGCAGGCGACGACAGGTCCTCGCAAGACGACAAGAATGACGATGATTACTACAGTTACGCTGACAATCAGGGGAGCGAGGACAGTTCCCTGGCCAGCTCCTCGAGTTCAGTCCAGCAGAAGAGCTTGGCCTCCCACAACTTCCCCAAAAGGTACCCCGATCCCGGCTCGCACGAGAAATCTCCAAAATTCGCATCCTCGGAAACCTCCAGCGGAGGAAGCCCGCCGAAATCGCCGTCGCACATCCCGGGTGTCTCCTGGAATCCTGAGAGCTGGGTGTCCCGCGTCACTGGACATCGACAGCAGCATATCCAGACGAACCACCACAACAAGCCCTCTCAGGACGCACTATCGTTGGGCTACTCAAATGTCCTTCCAGGAGAGACAGGAAAGAGCAGCAGGCAGGGGAAACCTCCCTCTgaacccttcaccaacacccagtACCCACGGAAGCCTcaggtctccccaccacacagccGTGAAAAGTCGCTTTCTAGCG CAGGGCTGGCAGGGTCATCAACGAGTCCGCCGCTCGCTCCATGACCCAGGAGTCGCGCTCAAGCCCCACAAACCTGCTGAGGATGGCAGCCAACCAGAGTCTTTGAGTCACGACCCATCGACTTCAATAAAGTCTCACGACACTTCCAACCACCGGGACCAGGGTGAGGACATGAGGAGCGGCGTGGGCGTACGCACGGGCGTGGCGGTACTTTTGGTGTTGGGCGGGATGGTGGGCGCAGGCGTGGAGGCGGCCGTGGCCCAGCTCTGGCACTGCTACACCCACGGCTATGATGAGGGGGGCGTCAGCTACGACATCTTGCAGCGGACCATCACTCACACCTTCCACCTGAGCTCCTACGCCTCGCACAAGTCGTGGTCGGGTGTGACGTCTGGGGCGTGGGCGGTGGGCGGAGGCGTGGTTTCCGCGCTGGCGTGCGTAGTAGGCGTGGAGACGGGGGCGTACGGCGGGCTAGGGGGCGTGCACCTGGCCCTAGGCGCGTGTGCCCTGGTGATCATGCTTATCCTGCCTATACCGTACGGTGCCGTCGACCCTCCCAGGACCCGCAGACCTCTCTCACTCTACCTGGACGATGAG GTGCTGCGTGAAGGTCTTCGGCGACTGGCCTTCCACGGGTGGGTGTTCGCCACCGGCTGCCTCTCCTCGTATTCCCTCACCTTCAgtctcttcctcctgcaggagatgacACCACAG GGGACGGCTCTAGCGAGCCAGACTGGCGCCGTGGCTGTGAGCCTGGGGTCAGAGGGCGTGACCCTGCTGACCCACCGTTGGTTCATGGCCCGGGTGGGCCTGCAGGGCACCATGGGAGTGGCCAGCCTCTGCATGACGCTACACCTGGCCATCATGTGGGCCACAGGTAGcgtgggtatggtggtgatggcacaCGCAAGCTTGGGTTTCTCTCTCGCCCTGATGTGGATCACCATAAAATACAACGCCCTCCTCCTGGCCACCGTCA GTGACCAGGAGCGGGAGGCGTGGGCGTCATGGTGGTCGTGGCGCGTGGGGTTGGGCGTGGGGTCAGCGGTGTGGGGGCTATGCGTGAGCGGCGTGGGCGGGAGGATTAGGCCTCTCCTGCCCCACGCCACCGTCCTGGCTGCTGGTATGGCGGCCGCTGTGGGAGGCGTGGCTTTCCTCACCAG ACACCAGTGGAGGAGCAGGCGCCGTGTCTACCACACTCTCGACCTCGACATGGCCGAGGACGGGGATGAGGACGACGACGAGCCCTTCGAGGACGACTGGTTGGTCAAGAGGGCCAAGAAGGAAGGCATCACCCtctga